One window of the Granulicella arctica genome contains the following:
- a CDS encoding DUF971 domain-containing protein: protein MSHEGIRIVSENEARRAALFESKQKLTTDAVTPQKVRVHKTEGTGMEIDWRDGHKSAWNFAWLRNACPCATCHDEREKSDRAPGVPKPQPITLLPLYEAPARPVEITPVGKYALRFKWSDGHESGIYSWDYLRRVCLCAECVPLGVTR, encoded by the coding sequence ATGAGTCACGAAGGAATCCGTATCGTCAGCGAGAATGAGGCCAGGCGCGCCGCTCTCTTTGAGTCGAAACAGAAGCTTACCACCGACGCTGTGACGCCGCAGAAGGTCCGCGTCCACAAGACCGAGGGCACCGGCATGGAGATCGACTGGCGCGACGGCCACAAGAGCGCCTGGAACTTCGCATGGCTACGCAACGCCTGCCCCTGCGCTACCTGTCACGACGAGCGAGAAAAGAGTGATCGTGCACCAGGGGTCCCAAAGCCCCAGCCGATCACACTATTGCCCCTGTACGAAGCGCCCGCTCGTCCTGTTGAGATCACGCCAGTTGGCAAGTATGCGCTCCGCTTCAAGTGGTCCGACGGTCATGAGAGTGGCATCTATTCATGGGACTATCTGCGCCGCGTCTGTCTGTGTGCAGAATGTGTACCCCTCGGAGTTACTAGATGA
- a CDS encoding DUF3050 domain-containing protein has protein sequence MISPQLQALEQQILPLTQQLGQHHLYRSFDSIDDLRTFMESHVFAVWDFMCLLKTLQRGITCVDVPWRPSALAESRRLINEIVFGEESDLFEGQPLSHFELYRMAMQQCGADTSAIDSFLAAIVRGTSWPRALSACNAPEPARRFVESTFSVIEAGKLHAIAAAFTFGREDLIPDMFRGFLRDQDEMLGGQLSTMRWYIERHIEVDGEEHGPMALRMVSQLCGDDPIKWHEATEAASFAITARISLWDGIANLLPQGSASVAH, from the coding sequence ATGATATCGCCCCAGTTACAGGCCCTCGAACAGCAAATCCTACCGCTCACCCAGCAACTGGGTCAGCACCACCTTTATCGCAGTTTCGACAGCATCGACGATCTCCGCACCTTCATGGAGTCGCACGTCTTCGCGGTATGGGACTTCATGTGCCTCCTTAAGACCCTGCAGCGCGGCATCACCTGCGTCGACGTGCCATGGCGTCCGAGTGCCCTCGCCGAAAGTCGCCGCCTCATCAACGAGATTGTCTTCGGTGAAGAAAGCGACCTCTTCGAAGGACAGCCTCTTAGCCACTTCGAGCTATACCGCATGGCCATGCAGCAGTGCGGCGCAGACACCTCCGCTATCGACAGCTTCCTCGCCGCTATCGTTCGCGGCACATCGTGGCCCCGCGCTCTAAGCGCCTGTAACGCGCCCGAGCCCGCGCGTCGCTTCGTCGAATCTACCTTCTCCGTCATCGAAGCAGGAAAGCTCCACGCTATCGCTGCAGCCTTCACCTTTGGCCGCGAAGACCTTATACCCGACATGTTTCGGGGTTTCCTCCGCGACCAGGATGAGATGCTTGGCGGCCAACTTTCGACCATGCGCTGGTATATCGAGCGGCATATTGAGGTAGATGGCGAAGAGCATGGACCCATGGCGCTCCGCATGGTGAGCCAACTCTGCGGCGACGATCCGATCAAATGGCATGAGGCAACCGAAGCTGCTTCCTTCGCAATTACCGCACGCATCTCCCTTTGGGACGGCATCGCAAACCTCTTGCCCCAGGGGAGCGCCTCAGTCGCTCACTAG